A genomic window from Desulfuromonas thiophila includes:
- a CDS encoding HD domain-containing protein gives MSSALAHLRAGAVCGWFRLQQWTEALTRDGFPYLKLVLEDCSGQLTGFVWQQALVAQMQRQVLPSYALVKVQGQARWFQGGLRLDVSSLLVPGAQACSDLVGTEGFSAARLLPRSLCPQPDLLALLMAAVKQIEWPALRRFVEAVLLDRGISFAFVAAPASLRHHHSYPGGLLQHSLECFVLVSRHREFPRERAQLGMVAALFHDIGKILTLTHRMRRTSLGACLDHDKLTLEVLAPHLRKLDQDWPEGGEELRYLLTWKLCSRVPRYDMADLVACCDRLSTGLNRRAPHLGSRSGSVQAVDALLALRRG, from the coding sequence ATGTCTAGCGCGCTGGCACATCTGAGGGCTGGGGCGGTCTGTGGGTGGTTTCGCCTGCAGCAGTGGACGGAGGCGTTGACCCGCGATGGCTTTCCGTATCTGAAACTGGTGCTGGAGGATTGTTCGGGGCAGCTGACGGGCTTTGTCTGGCAACAGGCGCTGGTGGCGCAGATGCAGCGGCAGGTATTGCCAAGCTATGCTCTGGTTAAGGTGCAGGGTCAGGCGCGCTGGTTTCAGGGTGGTTTGCGGCTGGATGTGTCTTCGCTGTTGGTGCCTGGGGCTCAGGCGTGCTCTGATCTGGTCGGTACGGAGGGCTTCTCGGCGGCCCGGCTGCTGCCACGGAGTCTGTGTCCGCAGCCGGATTTGCTGGCGCTTCTTATGGCGGCGGTGAAGCAGATCGAGTGGCCGGCGTTGCGGCGTTTTGTTGAGGCGGTGTTGCTGGATCGGGGTATCAGCTTTGCGTTTGTGGCGGCACCGGCGAGTTTACGGCATCATCACAGTTATCCCGGGGGGCTGCTGCAGCATAGTCTGGAGTGTTTTGTGCTGGTGTCGCGCCACCGGGAATTTCCGCGTGAGCGGGCGCAGCTGGGCATGGTGGCGGCGCTTTTTCATGATATCGGCAAGATTCTGACCCTGACCCACCGGATGCGGCGTACAAGTCTGGGGGCCTGTCTGGATCATGATAAGCTGACGCTGGAGGTGCTGGCGCCTCATCTGCGCAAGCTGGATCAGGACTGGCCGGAGGGTGGTGAAGAGTTGCGCTATCTTTTGACCTGGAAGCTGTGCAGCCGTGTGCCGCGTTATGACATGGCGGATCTGGTGGCTTGTTGTGATCGGCTCAGTACTGGTCTGAATCGCCGGGCGCCGCATCTTGGCAGCCGCAGCGGTTCTGTGCAGGCGGTGGATGCGTTGCTGGCTTTGCGGCGGGGCTAA